GGTCGTGTGGAACAGAACAGATTCTCACCTGCAGAGCGTCCAGACTCTCCTGAAGACTGGGAACCGTCACCAGCAGAGAACCTGTCTTTACCAGGTTCCTCATGATGTACCTCCATGCTCtgaacacatgtaaacatcTGGATTATACTGTTGAATTCAAACTAGAGCAGTGGACAGACAGAATATTTAACTGTGACATAACCAGGCACTAACAcggttcagtttttatttgaggaaatacacaaagtttttgtgtgtttttctgagtgAGTTTATGTCATtgaatatctgtgtgtgtgtgtgtgtgtgtgcgcgcgcgcccTCACTTGATTTGCTCGCTGGGCTCCATGAAGTACTCAAAGACGTTGTTCATGACCAGAACGTCTGTGTTCTGCAGCAGAACATCCTGTGTGCAGACGTCAGCCTGGAGAACCTGCAACAGATCAGAACCGGTTTCTACCGACAAACCAAAATGGgaccagcagtgtttccaaacttctgaGATCAGTGAAGTGTGAAGAACCACAAGCTGTGACCGTCAGTcctgttcctgacatgttctggagacgaggaggttccagatgttttggtgctgagggccgacgccggtgtggatgagctgtaaacaacaacactgatctttccacagcagagtttatacgtcatgtccggcctcctgctgctctacaggctccgcccctgctgctctacaggctccgcccctgctgctctacaggctccgcctcctgctgctctacaggctccgcccctcgcctggatgttcccacatgttcctgtttgaacgagtcggacccgacaacctgctgctgctgcttcacaaacaccaactacacaacatgtccagaaacaacctgctgctgctgcttcacaaacaccaactacacaacatgtccagaaacaacctgctgctgctgcttcacaaacaccaactacacaacatgtccagaaacaacctgctgctgctgcttcacagacaccaactacacaacatgtccagaaacaacctgctgctgctgcttcacagacaccaactacacaacatgtccagaaacaacctgctgctgctgcttcacaaacaccaactacacaacatgtccagaaacaacctgctgctgctgcttcacaaacaccaactacacaacatgtccagaaacaacctgctgctgcttcacaaacaccaactacacaacatgtccagaaacaacctgctgctgcttcttcacaaacaccaactacacaacatgtccagaaacaacctgctgctgctgcttcacaaacaccaactacacaacatgtccagaaacaacctgctgctgcttcacaaacaccaactacacaacatgtccagaaacaacctgctgctgctgcttcacaaacaccaactacacaacatgtccagaaacaacctgctgctgctgcttcacaaacaccaactacacaacatgtccagaaacaacctgctgctgctgcttcacaaacaccaactacacaacatgtccagaaacaacctgctgctgctgcttcacaaacaccaactacacaacatgtccagaaacaacctgctgctgctgcttcacagacaccaactacacaacatgtccagaaacaacctgctgctgcttcacaaacaccaactacacaacatgtccagaaacaacctgctgctgcttcttcacaaacaccaactacacaacatgtccagaaacaacctgctgctgctgcttcacaaacaccaactacacaacatgtccagaaacaacctgctgctgcttcacaaacaccaactacacaacatgtccagaaacaacctgctgctgctgcttcacaaacaccaactacacaacatgtccagaaacaacctgctgctgcttcacaaacaccaactacacaacatgtccagaaacaacctgctgctgcttcacaaacaccaactacacaacatgtccagaaacaacctgctgctgctgcttcacaaacaccaactacacaacatgtccagaaacaacctgctgctgcctaATTGAGACTCTGCAGTTTGATGCTCGACACCAACCTGGACTCTGTCGTTCAGCCTGTATTTCTGCAGCATGTTGTTCTGCAGCCTGACGAAGTCCTCGCTGAGCTCCAGGCCAATCAGCCGAGAGGCCGAGCTGTACACGTAACcctggagagacacacacacacacacacacacacacacgtttgtttcACTGATTCCTCAGAGTAATGATCATGAGGAGACAATCTGAATGATGATTAACAGAGATGTGAGCTCTGACTGATTTTGCACTTAACTGTGGTTCAGACTCAGTCTCCACTTTAAAGAAGAGGAGTTTAAGTTAAACTTGTTTCTCCTTGattgctttaaaaatatatattttagttgtTTATTGGACAGGACAGAGAGGTTAGTGGTGAAaggggacagagacagaacgggggaggacatgcagcataGGGCCGGAGGTCGGAATCGAACCCAGGCCATGAGCTCTACTGACCCCGTACAACACAGCTCCCAGTCTAGAGCCAACATCCACCAGTGTTCGACCGCTCAGGTCTGGGAGAACGTTCTGGAACAGGAACTGAAGCTCTGCCACTGAGAAGGAGTGAGAGATGAAGtctgcaggaagaggaggagaagaaggtgaTGGGGTTGACACACACACTACGACAGGCTGCAGGGTGGGGGCGCTGTTAGCTCCACCTTTTGTTAAACATAGGTCTCTTTGTGCtgttcacacacgttcatagATTCTGGTTGGTGGATGATGTGGTCACAGGGAACATCCACGCCACGTCTTTACTGTTAATACGCATCACGGTTGCTCCGGATACGCCTGCGTCCACACGCTGCAGAGTTTtcgaggtggaactgttactgacgggaagtgttagcgacgctttgtgttcaccgctggtcgtcgagtcatgtgactgatgagaaccaatcaggaggagaacgtttacacaagtctcagtttctgttggTCCAGAGTTTCCCGCCCCTGATAGAAAGACTTCACAAGCGCTGCCGGcccgtgtgcatgtgcatgttgtTAGTTTGACAGGCGGTGACAGTGTCCTCACCCAGAGGTGCGGTCCTCTGGGAGCCACAGGTGAGGCAGTAGGTCCGGCTCATGGTTCCCTCCTCACACAGAGAGTCCACCTGCTCGTCATCGTACAGGAAACCGTCCACGTGAACCGTCGGCCGCGGTCGCTGCtgcatctgaaacacacacagtcatgtggAGTCACTCGAAGTGCGTCTTCATCCGTCTGATGTCCTGACTATTGTGGAAGCTTCCGTCTCTCATTCATCTGAGTTACTCTCCGACCTTCTGGTGGGCGGCGGCCTCAGAGGGCAACATGGCGTCTGGAGGCAGACTGGCCCTCAGGTCGTCTGCGATGCTCCGCAGCATCACTTTCCTGTTGTCCACCAGCAGCTCGTCCAGCtcacctgcaggacacacacacacacacacacacacacacacacacacacacacacacacacacacacacacacacacacacacacacacacacacacacacacacagaatgtatAACTTCTATAACTCCTCTGACATGTGTCCTCCTCCAGTCTCTGGTCCACTGAGTTCACCTGAGTCTCTGATCCAGCTCAGTACTTTCTGGAGCTCGGACGGATTCACTttgctcagcagcagcttcagctccGAAGAAGCCTGAGAAAAGTCCATGTTGAGGGGGCGGGTCTCGGTGCGGGTCCGGGTCTCGGTCCTGGTCCttgtcctggtcctggtcctggtccgggtcctggtcctggtccggGTCTCGGTCCGGGTCTCGGTCCTGGGATCACGTGAACCGGGCTGCAGTTTAAACGGGACTCTACCTCAGCggaagttcttcttcttcttcttcttcttcttggcgGGTGGCCCCTGACGTTCAAGGTGCAGTACCGCCCCCTACTGTGCTGGAGTGTGGGTCAGAGTGGTTTGcggaaatacataaataaataacaaacaaacaaaacaacaacaaatacaaaaataagaaTGAACAAGAAGAAACTGGTCCTTTTCTTACCTCAGTCACGAGTCTGGTTCTCAGATTTCCGACAGGTGTGAACGTAgcacagccagagagagagagagagagagagagagagacacacacacacacacacacacacacacacacacacacacacacacacacacacacacacacacactctctctctctccgcatTAATCGCCATGGACGCGGAGCTGAAGGccgtggagctgcaggaggttCATGTTTCCTTTATGcatctttatattttctatatttaaattcctttatgtgtaaacctgctttgCAATGAAACCCGGTTCTGATTCTGATGCAGGTCCCTGAGCTGAagatggaggatgaagaggagctgaagatggaggatgaagaggagctgaagatgaaggtgaaggaTGACGCTCTAAAGGATGAAGATGCGCTGAAGGTGAAGGATGCCGCTCTgaaggatgaagatgatgaagctGAGCTGAAGGATGCTGATGTGACCGAGGACCTGGaccaggagcagcaggagaaggagcCGATGACCGGAGGACAGCGGCCCTCTGACGCTCCTCCTGCGGGCGGAGACGCGGCCGCAGCGGCGGAGAAGAACGGCTCCGTGAAGCTGAAGATTCCCGAGGAGACACCGGAGGAGGTGAAATTCACCGGACTGAGcaaagaggagctgctgagggTGGCAGGGACCCCGGGGTGAGGAGAACCACATGCATGATAACATACATGACCAGGACCACATGCATGATAACATACATGACCACATGCATGATAACATACATGACCAGGACCACACACATGACCACATGCATGATAACATACATGATAACATACATGACCAGGACCACACACATGACCACATGCATGACCACATGCATGATAACATACATGACCAGGACCACACACATGACCACATGCATGATAACATACATGATAACATACATGACCAGGACCACATGCATGATAACATACATGACCAGGACCACACACATGACCACATGCATGACCACATGCATGATAACATACATGACCAGGACCAcacacatgaccacacacatgaccacacacaTGACCACATGCATGACCACATGCATGATAACATGCATGACCAGGACCACACACATGACCACATGCATGACCACATGCATGACCACATGCATGATAACATACATGACCAGGACCACATGCATGACCAGGACCACACACATGACCACATGCATGACCACATGCATGATAACATGCATGACCAGGACCACACACATGACCACATGCATGACCACATGCATGATAACATGCATGACCAGGACCACACACATGACAACATGCATGACCAGGACCACATGCATGTGGTCATGCATGTGGTCATGCATGTGGTCCTGGTCATGCATGACAACATGCATGACCAGGACCACACACATGACCACATGCATGATAACATGCAAGGACAGGCCCCGATATACACAGTACAAGGTCTACATGTGGATCAGGTCTATAATCAGGTATTTAATCAGGTCTACATGTGGATCAGGTCTACATGAGGATCAGGACTACAATCAGGTCTATAATCAGGTCTTTAATCAGGTCTACATGTGGATCAGGTCTACATGAGGATCAGGTCTATAATCAGGTCTATAATCAGGTCTATAATCAGGTCTTTAATCAGGTCTACATGTGGATCAGGTCTACATGAGGATCAGGTCTATAATCAGGTCTATAATCAGGTCTATAATCAGGTCTTTAATCAGGTCTTTAATCAGGTCTACATGTGGATCAGGTCAACATGTAGGATCAGGTCTATAATCAGGTCTATAATCAGGTCTATAATCAGGTCTATAATCAGGTCTACATGTGGATCAGGTCAACATGTAGGATCAGGTCTATAATCAGGTCTATAATCAGGTCTATAATCAGGTCTACATGTGGATCAGGTCAACATGTAGGATCAGGTCTATAATCAGGTCTATAATCAGGTCTATAATCAGGTCTATAATCAGGTCTACATGAGGTTCAGGTCAACATGAAGGATCAGGTCTATAATCAGGTCTATAATCAGGTCTTTAATCAGGTCTACATGTGGATCAGGTCTATAATCAGGTCTTTAATCAGGTCTACATGTGGATCAGTGGCTCAGAGAAAGTCTGTTGTCATGGGAACAgtattgtaaatgtaaagagGGAAGCAGTGCTCAGTGCTGCCTCTGGTGTCTGGGAGCTGAATGACGCTGTGTGCTCAGCTGGGTGAGGACTCGctggacgctgctgctgctgttctggcTCGGCTGGTTGGGGATGCTGCTCGGAGCCGTCCTCATCATCCTGCAGGCCCCTCGCTGCAGAGATCTGCCCGTCACCAGCTGGTGGAACCACGGCCCTCTGTACCAGATCGGAAACGTCCAGGCCTTCACCGACGGACGAGACCTGAAGGGTGAGAGCATGACGTGCAGGAGACATGATGACGAACCAGAGTCAGAACCTGAACTGTGCTCATTACACGTCTGAGCACATTTAGTGAAACAGTTTGTTCTGAATGAGCTGACGCAGGATTTCTCTGGAGTCTCAGTGGATGttcacacctcctcctcagggGGTCATGGTGCATCCAGCTCCTCTTCAAACCACAGGTCCAGGAGCTGGTTGAACCCACACATTCACTTTCATAGACTCTAAGgttgttaaatgtttgtgttgtaatcAACTGATTCAAACAACTTTCAagtgatataataatatata
The sequence above is drawn from the Hippoglossus hippoglossus isolate fHipHip1 chromosome 22, fHipHip1.pri, whole genome shotgun sequence genome and encodes:
- the zgc:109986 gene encoding uncharacterized protein zgc:109986 isoform X2 — its product is MDFSQASSELKLLLSKVNPSELQKVLSWIRDSDELLVDNRKVMLRSIADDLRASLPPDAMLPSEAAAHQKMQQRPRPTVHVDGFLYDDEQVDSLCEEGTMSRTYCLTCGSQRTAPLDFISHSFSVAELQFLFQNVLPDLSGRTLVDVGSRLGAVLYGGYVYSSASRLIGLELSEDFVRLQNNMLQKYRLNDRVQVLQADVCTQDVLLQNTDVLVMNNVFEYFMEPSEQIKAWRYIMRNLVKTGSLLVTVPSLQESLDALQEALRPGWVEELPVDYDVYLGRDTDPDALRQIHLYRVM
- the zgc:109986 gene encoding uncharacterized protein zgc:109986 isoform X1, with the translated sequence MDFSQASSELKLLLSKVNPSELQKVLSWIRDSGELDELLVDNRKVMLRSIADDLRASLPPDAMLPSEAAAHQKMQQRPRPTVHVDGFLYDDEQVDSLCEEGTMSRTYCLTCGSQRTAPLDFISHSFSVAELQFLFQNVLPDLSGRTLVDVGSRLGAVLYGGYVYSSASRLIGLELSEDFVRLQNNMLQKYRLNDRVQVLQADVCTQDVLLQNTDVLVMNNVFEYFMEPSEQIKAWRYIMRNLVKTGSLLVTVPSLQESLDALQEALRPGWVEELPVDYDVYLGRDTDPDALRQIHLYRVM